In one window of Polaromonas naphthalenivorans CJ2 DNA:
- a CDS encoding CaiB/BaiF CoA transferase family protein: MQPLKNITIVTLEHAIAAPFATRQLADLGARVIKIERPGVGDFARGYDERVRGLASHFVWTNRSKESLTLDVKHEEAQKILMRLILEEADVVVQNLAPGAAARLGLSYEALSALKPGIIVCDISGYGSDGPYRDKKAYDLLIQSEAGFVSVTGTPETPSKAGPSIADIAAGMYAYTNILAALMHRQQTGEGQRIDVSMLESLTEWMSYPLYYAFEGAAPPPRTGASHATIYPYGPFPAGDGKTVMLGLQNEREWKIFCEKLLLQPELATDERFSGNAKRSAARAELSALIVEAFSGFTAEQVSSRLEQAGIANAQVNSMAEVWAHPQFKARDRWREVDTAAGRVPALLPPGSWQHGAPRMDAVPALGQHTEAILGRQGYSAERIGELRAEGVI; the protein is encoded by the coding sequence ATGCAACCCCTGAAAAACATCACCATCGTCACGCTGGAGCATGCGATTGCCGCGCCCTTCGCCACGCGCCAGCTGGCCGACCTGGGCGCCCGCGTCATCAAGATAGAGCGCCCCGGCGTGGGCGACTTTGCACGCGGCTATGACGAGCGCGTGCGCGGCCTGGCCTCGCATTTCGTCTGGACCAACCGCTCCAAGGAAAGCCTCACGCTCGACGTGAAGCATGAAGAAGCGCAGAAAATCCTGATGCGGCTGATTCTGGAAGAAGCCGACGTGGTGGTGCAAAACCTCGCGCCCGGCGCGGCGGCGCGGCTGGGTTTGTCGTATGAGGCGCTGTCAGCGCTCAAGCCCGGCATCATCGTCTGCGACATTTCCGGCTACGGCAGCGACGGCCCCTACCGCGACAAAAAGGCCTATGACCTCTTGATCCAGAGCGAAGCGGGCTTTGTCTCGGTCACTGGAACGCCCGAGACACCGTCCAAGGCCGGGCCGTCGATTGCCGACATTGCCGCCGGCATGTACGCCTACACCAACATCCTGGCCGCGCTGATGCACCGCCAGCAAACCGGCGAGGGCCAGCGCATCGACGTGTCGATGCTCGAATCGCTGACCGAATGGATGAGCTACCCGCTGTACTACGCCTTCGAGGGCGCAGCGCCGCCGCCGCGCACCGGCGCCAGCCACGCCACGATCTACCCCTATGGCCCCTTCCCCGCCGGCGATGGAAAAACCGTGATGCTGGGCCTGCAGAACGAGCGCGAATGGAAAATCTTTTGCGAAAAACTGCTGCTGCAGCCCGAGCTGGCCACCGACGAACGCTTTTCAGGCAATGCAAAACGCAGCGCGGCGCGAGCCGAGTTGTCGGCATTGATTGTTGAAGCGTTCTCAGGCTTTACCGCCGAACAGGTATCAAGCAGGCTGGAGCAGGCCGGCATCGCCAACGCCCAGGTCAACAGCATGGCCGAGGTGTGGGCGCATCCGCAGTTCAAGGCGCGCGACCGCTGGCGCGAGGTGGACACGGCTGCGGGCCGGGTTCCCGCGCTGCTGCCGCCCGGCTCGTGGCAGCATGGCGCGCCGCGCATGGACGCCGTGCCCGCGCTGGGCCAGCACACCGAGGCGATTCTGGGCCGCCAAGGCTACAGCGCAGAGCGCATTGGCGAACTGCGCGCTGAAGGGGTGATCTGA
- a CDS encoding HpcH/HpaI aldolase/citrate lyase family protein, with translation MSDDLPQTYLFVPGNRPERFAKALASGADRIILDLEDAVAPGDKAAARAAIAEWMASAGQAQGKVLIRINDAATPWHADDLALAGSVQALCVMLPKCEAAAQISEVLAQLAANATVLPLIETARGMLALPGIASAPGVARLAFGALDYMADLDIPADSLALDVAASQIAVASRAAGLASPLAGVTPALDAAQVTDDMRHARSLGFGAKMCIHPAQVAAVRAALAPSAEELAWAHRVLQACQASGAGAFQLDGKMVDRPVVLKAQRIAAQAARTGSPLLP, from the coding sequence ATGTCCGACGACCTACCGCAGACCTACCTGTTCGTGCCCGGCAACCGCCCCGAGCGCTTTGCCAAGGCGCTGGCCTCGGGCGCCGACCGCATCATCCTGGACCTGGAAGACGCCGTGGCGCCTGGCGACAAGGCTGCAGCACGCGCCGCGATTGCCGAATGGATGGCCAGCGCCGGCCAAGCACAAGGCAAGGTGCTGATCCGCATCAACGACGCCGCCACGCCCTGGCACGCCGACGACCTGGCGCTGGCGGGCAGCGTGCAGGCGCTGTGCGTCATGCTGCCCAAATGCGAGGCCGCCGCCCAGATTTCGGAAGTGCTGGCCCAACTGGCCGCCAACGCGACCGTGCTGCCGCTGATCGAGACCGCACGCGGCATGCTGGCCCTGCCGGGCATCGCTAGCGCGCCCGGCGTGGCCCGGCTGGCCTTCGGCGCGCTCGACTACATGGCCGACCTGGACATTCCGGCGGACAGCCTGGCGCTCGATGTTGCGGCGTCGCAGATCGCCGTCGCCTCGCGCGCAGCCGGCCTGGCGTCGCCGCTGGCAGGCGTCACGCCCGCGCTGGATGCCGCCCAAGTGACCGACGACATGCGGCATGCGCGCAGCCTGGGCTTCGGCGCCAAGATGTGCATTCACCCCGCGCAGGTCGCCGCCGTGCGCGCCGCGCTGGCGCCCAGCGCCGAAGAGCTGGCGTGGGCGCATCGCGTGCTGCAGGCCTGCCAAGCCTCGGGCGCCGGCGCTTTCCAGCTCGACGGAAAAATGGTGGACCGGCCGGTGGTCCTGAAAGCCCAGCGCATCGCGGCACAAGCCGCCCGCACTGGCTCACCCCTCCTCCCCTAA
- a CDS encoding class-II fumarase/aspartase family protein, with product MSATIIDSRIFGDMFSDAAMRQVWSDENRTAKYLDIERALAKVQGELGLIPKEAADEIVRNCNIEQIDWARLKAKTEQIGYPIIAVVNQINAACRDKLGEYCHWGATTQDITDTAAVLQIRESLALVEADLKDISDSLAKLALEHRDTPVIGRSNLQQATPITFGYKMASILAGIERHRERLEQLKPRVLVGEFGGASGTLSSLETGAMETQAGLMNELGLGQPLISWHTVRDNFAEVGAFLGIVGGSLGKIAMDVKLMMQTEVAEVFEPYAPGRGSSSTMPQKRNPISCLYIHANISVVRQLAASLMDAMVADHERSTGPWEIEWVAMPEIFCLISGALKQTKFILSGLEVDAAQMRRNIDMTHGLVMSEAVMMGLGPFIGREYAHDLVYDICRAALEQKRPLIDLLAEHPEINRHVTREQLASFCDPMNNLGQAGVMVDRVLAARKA from the coding sequence ATGTCAGCAACCATCATCGACTCCAGAATCTTCGGCGACATGTTCAGCGACGCCGCCATGCGCCAGGTCTGGTCGGACGAAAACCGCACCGCCAAGTACCTCGACATCGAGCGCGCGCTGGCCAAGGTGCAGGGCGAGCTGGGCCTGATTCCGAAGGAAGCCGCCGACGAGATCGTCAGGAACTGCAACATCGAGCAGATCGACTGGGCCAGGCTCAAGGCCAAGACCGAGCAGATCGGCTACCCCATCATTGCCGTGGTCAACCAGATCAATGCCGCCTGCCGTGACAAGCTGGGCGAATACTGCCACTGGGGCGCAACCACGCAGGACATCACCGACACCGCCGCCGTGCTGCAGATCAGGGAAAGCCTGGCGCTGGTGGAAGCCGACCTGAAGGACATCTCCGACTCGCTGGCCAAGCTGGCGCTTGAGCATCGCGACACGCCGGTCATCGGCCGCAGCAACCTGCAGCAGGCCACGCCCATCACCTTCGGCTACAAGATGGCCAGCATCCTGGCCGGCATCGAGCGCCACCGCGAGCGGCTGGAACAACTCAAACCGCGCGTGCTGGTGGGCGAATTCGGCGGCGCGTCGGGCACGCTGTCGTCGCTGGAAACCGGCGCGATGGAAACCCAGGCCGGGCTGATGAATGAACTCGGCCTGGGCCAGCCGCTGATCTCGTGGCACACCGTGCGCGACAACTTTGCCGAGGTCGGCGCATTTCTGGGCATCGTCGGCGGCTCGCTGGGCAAGATCGCCATGGACGTGAAGCTGATGATGCAGACCGAGGTTGCCGAGGTGTTCGAGCCCTATGCGCCGGGGCGCGGCTCGTCATCGACCATGCCGCAAAAGCGCAACCCGATTTCATGCCTTTATATCCACGCCAACATCTCGGTGGTGCGCCAGCTGGCCGCCTCGCTGATGGACGCGATGGTCGCCGACCACGAACGCTCCACCGGCCCGTGGGAAATCGAATGGGTCGCCATGCCGGAAATCTTCTGCCTGATATCGGGCGCGCTCAAGCAGACCAAGTTCATCCTGAGCGGGCTGGAAGTCGATGCCGCGCAGATGCGCCGCAACATCGACATGACGCACGGGCTGGTGATGTCCGAGGCCGTGATGATGGGGCTGGGGCCTTTCATCGGCCGCGAATACGCGCACGACCTGGTGTATGACATCTGCCGCGCCGCGCTTGAGCAAAAACGCCCGCTGATCGACCTGCTGGCCGAGCACCCGGAAATCAACCGGCACGTCACGCGCGAACAACTCGCCTCCTTTTGCGACCCGATGAACAACCTGGGCCAGGCCGGCGTGATGGTGGACCGGGTATTGGCGGCGCGCAAAGCCTGA
- a CDS encoding porin: protein MKTHSTGCRAPLLGLSLLALACAGHAQSSVTLYGVADAGVRHGSGLTAAYGGSADSSNAVNSGINTTSRFGFRGSEDLGGGLKAIFNLESGVNLDTGASASATKLFDRAANVGLQASWGSVTLGRQTTVLADVVSATDPLGSRFASFNPNVGIAALSAHRLGAEFGPAGSTTGAYRLDNSVKYVGRFSDFSVRAMHAFGEQAGNSSNLSSSGVGAGYQSGGYTAALSYAQFRNAAGLSLKGYLGGASAMIGSNKLALTYGSHEAETSATAKTRNRTLGLGGTVPLGASVDLILAHYQVKRTRTAAVDDGFNRSVAFLEYKFSKRTRAYAELDHTRWKNGYQGAAFKSSASGVSAGVVHSF, encoded by the coding sequence ATGAAGACTCACTCCACCGGCTGCCGCGCCCCGCTGCTTGGCCTGTCATTGCTGGCATTGGCCTGCGCAGGCCACGCCCAAAGCAGCGTCACCCTCTACGGCGTGGCCGATGCCGGCGTGCGCCACGGCAGCGGGCTGACCGCTGCCTACGGCGGATCGGCAGACTCCAGCAACGCCGTGAACAGCGGCATCAACACCACCAGCCGGTTCGGCTTTCGCGGTTCGGAAGACCTGGGCGGCGGCCTGAAGGCTATTTTCAACCTCGAATCGGGTGTCAACCTCGACACCGGCGCTTCGGCCAGCGCCACCAAGCTGTTCGACCGCGCGGCCAACGTGGGCCTGCAAGCCAGTTGGGGAAGCGTCACGCTGGGCCGCCAGACCACGGTGCTCGCCGACGTGGTGAGCGCCACCGATCCGCTGGGCAGCCGGTTCGCCAGCTTCAACCCCAACGTGGGCATTGCCGCGCTGAGTGCGCACCGGCTTGGTGCCGAGTTCGGCCCCGCAGGCTCCACCACTGGCGCTTACCGGCTGGACAACTCGGTCAAGTACGTGGGCCGCTTCAGCGATTTCAGCGTGCGGGCCATGCATGCATTTGGCGAGCAGGCCGGCAACTCGTCGAACCTCTCGTCTTCGGGCGTGGGCGCGGGCTACCAGTCGGGCGGCTACACCGCCGCGCTGTCGTATGCGCAGTTCAGGAATGCGGCCGGCTTGAGTCTCAAGGGTTATCTGGGCGGCGCCAGCGCCATGATTGGCAGCAACAAGCTTGCGCTGACCTATGGCAGCCATGAGGCCGAAACCTCCGCCACCGCCAAGACGCGCAACCGCACGCTGGGCCTGGGCGGCACCGTGCCGCTGGGCGCGAGCGTGGACCTGATCCTGGCGCATTACCAGGTCAAGCGCACACGCACGGCGGCCGTGGACGACGGCTTCAACCGCAGCGTGGCTTTCCTGGAGTACAAGTTTTCGAAACGCACTCGCGCCTATGCCGAACTGGACCACACCCGCTGGAAAAACGGCTACCAGGGCGCGGCCTTCAAGAGCAGCGCTTCCGGTGTTTCGGCAGGCGTCGTGCACAGCTTTTAA
- a CDS encoding Bug family tripartite tricarboxylate transporter substrate binding protein, whose protein sequence is MRKRPLLQAFAALALWPAFTLPAQAQDFPPKKPVNLVVGFAAGGAADAAARLIAKKLGENIGQTVIVDNKPGAGGNIAHQFVANAPGDGATLLFGSVGPLAISPHMMKLGYDPVRDLAPITMGVNFPNVLVVHAGVGVKTLAEFVALAKKKPGGLDFASSGAGSASHLAGELFNARAGIETVHIPYKGGAPALQDLLGGRIASYYSTPATAGPHIDSGKLIPLATTGLSRPAFMPNVPTIAESGYPGFNATNWYAFVASSKTPKPLLDRWNLELVKVLNAPDVREQLLKHGLSPQPGTRDELARYMASESATWGKVVRERKISAE, encoded by the coding sequence ATGAGAAAACGCCCACTGCTTCAAGCCTTCGCCGCGCTGGCCCTGTGGCCTGCATTCACCCTGCCTGCGCAGGCGCAGGACTTTCCGCCCAAAAAGCCGGTGAACCTGGTCGTCGGCTTTGCGGCCGGCGGCGCTGCCGACGCCGCCGCACGCCTGATCGCCAAAAAACTGGGCGAGAACATCGGCCAGACGGTGATCGTGGACAACAAGCCGGGCGCGGGCGGCAACATTGCCCACCAGTTCGTCGCCAACGCACCGGGCGATGGCGCGACGCTGCTGTTCGGCTCGGTCGGGCCGCTGGCGATTTCGCCGCACATGATGAAGCTCGGCTACGACCCGGTGCGCGACCTGGCGCCCATCACCATGGGCGTGAACTTTCCCAATGTGCTGGTGGTGCATGCGGGCGTCGGTGTCAAGACCTTGGCCGAGTTTGTGGCGCTGGCCAAAAAGAAACCCGGCGGCCTGGATTTCGCGTCCAGCGGCGCCGGGTCGGCCTCGCACCTGGCCGGGGAACTGTTCAACGCGCGGGCCGGCATCGAGACGGTTCACATTCCCTACAAGGGCGGGGCGCCTGCATTGCAGGATCTGCTGGGCGGGCGGATCGCGTCCTACTATTCCACCCCCGCCACCGCCGGCCCGCACATCGACTCGGGCAAGCTGATCCCGCTGGCCACCACTGGCCTGAGCCGTCCGGCCTTCATGCCCAATGTGCCGACGATTGCCGAATCCGGCTACCCGGGCTTCAATGCCACCAACTGGTATGCCTTCGTCGCCTCCAGCAAGACGCCCAAGCCCCTGCTGGACCGCTGGAACCTGGAACTGGTGAAGGTGCTGAATGCGCCCGATGTGCGCGAGCAGCTGCTCAAGCACGGCTTGAGCCCGCAGCCCGGCACGCGCGATGAGCTGGCCCGCTACATGGCCAGCGAGTCCGCGACCTGGGGCAAGGTGGTTCGCGAGCGGAAAATCTCGGCTGAATGA
- the tcuB gene encoding tricarballylate utilization 4Fe-4S protein TcuB, which yields MQQLEALARDAVALANGNMGAGLVLSAPEAEVARQMQICNACRYCEGFCAVFPAMTRRLEFGKADIHFLANLCHNCGACLHACQYAPPHEFAVNVPQAMAQVRGQTYVDYAWPPALGRLYQRNGLTLSLALAAGLALFLLLALALNGTLWGGDLRGNFYRLFPHNLLVGMFAPVFLWAVLALGLGVRRFWRDVTPATSGLPVTSPAAAEATGDVLRLKYLDGGHGDGCHNEDDAYTLSRRRAHHLTFYGFMLCFAATSLATVYHYAFGWSAPYDLPSLPKLLGAVGGVSLLLGTAGLFRLNLRRHPQHGDAAQKPMDLGFIALLFFTSLSGLALWLARGTPALAALLAVHLGVVMALFATLPYGKFAHGIFRTASLLRHAVEKRQPNPVGLGAD from the coding sequence ATGCAGCAGCTTGAAGCCCTGGCGCGCGACGCCGTGGCGTTGGCCAATGGGAACATGGGGGCTGGCCTGGTGCTCAGCGCGCCTGAAGCCGAAGTCGCGCGGCAGATGCAGATCTGCAATGCCTGCCGCTACTGCGAAGGCTTTTGCGCGGTGTTTCCGGCCATGACGCGCCGGCTGGAGTTCGGCAAGGCTGACATCCATTTCCTGGCCAACCTGTGCCACAACTGCGGCGCCTGCCTGCACGCCTGCCAGTACGCGCCGCCGCATGAGTTCGCCGTCAATGTGCCGCAGGCCATGGCCCAGGTACGGGGCCAGACCTATGTGGACTACGCCTGGCCTCCGGCGCTGGGCCGGCTCTACCAGCGCAACGGCCTCACGCTGTCGCTGGCGCTCGCCGCCGGACTGGCGCTGTTCCTGCTGCTGGCGCTGGCGCTCAACGGCACGCTGTGGGGCGGCGACCTGCGCGGCAACTTCTATAGGCTGTTCCCGCACAACCTGCTGGTGGGCATGTTTGCGCCGGTGTTCCTGTGGGCCGTGCTGGCGCTTGGCCTGGGCGTGCGGCGCTTTTGGCGCGATGTGACGCCCGCGACCTCGGGCCTGCCGGTCACCTCGCCTGCAGCCGCCGAGGCGACCGGCGACGTGCTCCGGCTGAAGTACCTGGACGGCGGCCATGGCGACGGCTGTCATAACGAAGACGATGCCTACACGCTGTCGCGGCGGCGCGCCCATCACCTGACCTTTTACGGCTTCATGCTGTGCTTTGCCGCCACCAGCCTGGCCACGGTGTACCACTACGCCTTCGGCTGGTCAGCGCCCTACGACCTGCCCAGCCTGCCCAAGCTGCTGGGCGCAGTCGGTGGTGTGAGCCTGCTGCTGGGCACGGCGGGGCTGTTCAGGCTGAACCTCAGGCGGCACCCGCAGCACGGCGACGCGGCCCAAAAGCCGATGGACCTCGGCTTCATCGCGCTGCTGTTCTTCACCAGCTTGAGCGGCCTCGCCCTGTGGCTGGCGCGCGGAACGCCGGCCCTGGCGGCCTTGCTGGCCGTCCATCTGGGCGTGGTGATGGCGCTGTTTGCCACGCTGCCTTACGGCAAGTTTGCCCACGGCATTTTCCGCACCGCCTCGCTCTTGCGCCATGCGGTCGAAAAACGCCAGCCCAATCCCGTCGGGCTGGGTGCCGACTGA
- the tcuA gene encoding FAD-dependent tricarballylate dehydrogenase TcuA: MTVDVLVIGGGNAALCAALMAREAGASVLLLEAAPREWRGGNSAHTRNLRCMHDAPQDVLTGAYPEEEFWQDLLKVTGGQTDEALARLTIRASSHCRDWMRRHGVHFQPSLSGTLHLSRTNAFFMGGGKALVNAYYRSAEKLGVQVRYSAPVDRLELRDGRFVAAFVGSERITAKACVLAAGGFESNREWLREAWGQNARGEWPSDNFAIRGTRFNQGVLLRQLLKAGADTIGDPTQAHMVAIDARAPLYDGGICTRIDCVSLGVVVNREGRRFYDEGEDFWPKRYAIWGRLVAQQPGQVAYSVIDAKAAGRFMPPVFPGTRADTLPELAQKLGLDVPAFMQTMNGYNAACRVGTFDHTLLDDCHTEQLSPAKTHWARPVDKGPFHGYALKPGVTFTYLGLKTGETAAVSFGGVPSANLFVAGEMMAGNVLGQGYTAGVGMSIGTAFGRIAGVQSAQAAMKSGVHHAAA, from the coding sequence ATGACGGTCGATGTACTGGTGATTGGGGGCGGCAATGCGGCTTTATGCGCGGCGCTGATGGCGCGCGAGGCCGGCGCCAGCGTGCTGCTGCTCGAAGCGGCGCCGCGCGAATGGCGCGGCGGCAACTCGGCGCACACGCGCAACCTGCGCTGCATGCACGACGCGCCGCAGGACGTGCTGACCGGCGCCTACCCGGAAGAAGAATTCTGGCAGGACCTGCTCAAGGTCACGGGCGGGCAGACCGACGAAGCGCTGGCGCGCCTCACGATCCGCGCGTCGAGCCACTGCCGCGACTGGATGCGCCGCCACGGCGTGCATTTCCAGCCGTCGCTGTCGGGCACGCTGCACCTGAGCCGCACCAACGCCTTTTTCATGGGCGGCGGCAAGGCGCTGGTCAACGCCTACTACCGCAGCGCCGAAAAGCTCGGCGTGCAGGTTCGCTACAGCGCGCCGGTGGACAGGCTCGAACTGCGGGACGGCCGCTTCGTGGCGGCCTTCGTGGGCAGCGAGCGCATCACGGCCAAAGCCTGCGTGCTGGCAGCCGGCGGCTTCGAGTCCAACCGCGAATGGCTGCGCGAAGCCTGGGGCCAGAACGCGCGCGGCGAATGGCCGTCGGACAACTTCGCGATTCGCGGCACGCGCTTCAACCAGGGCGTGCTGCTCAGGCAGTTGCTGAAGGCTGGGGCCGACACCATCGGCGACCCGACGCAGGCCCACATGGTGGCGATTGACGCCCGCGCGCCGCTGTACGACGGCGGCATCTGCACGCGCATCGACTGCGTGTCGCTGGGCGTGGTGGTGAACCGCGAGGGCCGCCGCTTCTATGACGAGGGCGAGGATTTCTGGCCCAAGCGCTATGCCATCTGGGGCCGGCTGGTGGCGCAGCAGCCGGGGCAGGTGGCCTATTCGGTGATTGACGCCAAGGCCGCAGGCCGCTTCATGCCGCCGGTGTTTCCCGGCACCCGGGCCGACACCCTGCCGGAACTGGCGCAAAAGCTCGGCCTGGACGTGCCTGCCTTCATGCAGACGATGAACGGCTACAACGCCGCCTGCCGGGTCGGCACTTTTGATCACACGCTGCTCGACGACTGCCACACCGAGCAGCTGAGCCCGGCCAAGACGCACTGGGCGCGGCCGGTGGACAAGGGACCGTTCCACGGCTACGCCCTCAAGCCCGGCGTGACCTTCACCTACCTGGGCCTGAAAACCGGTGAAACCGCTGCCGTGTCGTTTGGCGGCGTGCCCAGCGCCAACCTGTTCGTGGCCGGGGAAATGATGGCCGGCAATGTGCTGGGCCAGGGCTACACCGCCGGCGTCGGCATGTCGATTGGAACGGCTTTTGGCCGTATTGCGGGCGTCCAGTCTGCGCAGGCAGCTATGAAATCAGGAGTACATCATGCAGCAGCTTGA
- a CDS encoding LysR family transcriptional regulator: MELRQLRYFVRIVELGSMSRAALDLDLVQSALSQQISRLEGELSTRLLQRSSKGVVPTEAGLAFFREAQLTLRHAEQAVRAAQQSRLSGTVSVGLASTTAVVLGVPLMRAMRERYPDVRLHLVESMSGHLTGMLNARQLDLAVLFDTGAARRWSVMPLLEEKLYLMRPRSTGEAPASTSMAQLEGVPLILPTGAHGLRSTLDAAFAQAGIKPQLVAEVDSLTMLMDAVCAGLGCTVQPWAALGRVQDAALRLQWSEIADAQVRRSNALCSLSDDELSPAALATRVVLADCARTLVRSGAWQGARLIHHDS, from the coding sequence ATGGAACTTCGGCAACTCCGGTATTTCGTTCGCATCGTCGAGCTTGGCAGCATGAGCCGCGCCGCGCTGGACCTGGACCTGGTGCAGTCGGCGCTGAGCCAGCAAATCAGCCGGCTCGAAGGCGAGCTGTCCACGCGCCTGCTGCAGCGCAGCAGCAAGGGCGTGGTGCCGACCGAGGCCGGGCTGGCATTTTTCCGGGAAGCGCAGCTGACCCTGCGCCACGCCGAGCAGGCCGTGCGCGCCGCCCAGCAGTCGCGCCTGAGCGGCACGGTGAGCGTCGGGCTGGCCTCGACCACCGCCGTGGTGCTGGGCGTGCCGCTGATGCGGGCCATGCGCGAGCGCTATCCCGATGTGCGCCTGCACCTGGTCGAAAGCATGTCGGGCCATCTGACCGGCATGCTCAATGCGCGGCAACTGGACCTGGCGGTGCTGTTCGACACCGGCGCGGCCCGGCGCTGGAGCGTGATGCCGCTGCTGGAGGAAAAGCTGTACCTGATGCGCCCGCGATCCACGGGCGAGGCTCCCGCTTCAACCAGCATGGCGCAGCTCGAAGGCGTGCCGCTGATTTTGCCGACGGGCGCGCACGGCCTGCGCAGCACGCTCGATGCCGCGTTTGCCCAGGCCGGCATCAAGCCCCAACTGGTGGCCGAAGTGGACTCGCTGACCATGCTGATGGATGCGGTCTGCGCCGGACTGGGCTGCACGGTGCAGCCCTGGGCCGCGCTGGGCCGGGTGCAGGACGCTGCGCTGCGCCTGCAGTGGAGCGAAATTGCCGATGCCCAGGTGCGCCGCAGCAACGCCTTGTGCAGTCTGTCGGACGACGAGCTGTCGCCCGCCGCGCTGGCCACGCGGGTGGTGCTGGCCGACTGTGCACGCACTCTGGTCCGCTCGGGCGCATGGCAAGGCGCACGGCTGATCCATCACGATTCGTGA
- the mnmA gene encoding tRNA 2-thiouridine(34) synthase MnmA → MDKQHSKQRIVVGLSGGVDSAVTAYLLKQQGHEVIGIFMKNWEDDDDSEFCSSNIDFVDAAAVADVIGIEIEHVNFAANYKDRVFAEFLREYQAGRTPNPDILCNAEIKFKAFLDHAMRLGAEKIATGHYARVRQNEATGLHELLKGLDPSKDQSYFLHRLNQAQLSKTLFPVGELHKTEVRRIADEIGLPNARKKDSTGICFIGERPFRDFLNRYIAKAPGPVKNDQGRILGEHVGLSFYTLGQRQGLGIGGVKARGADLKAAQARGQRGVGEHEPWFVARKDMDSNTLWVVQGHDHPWLQSTLLNAQDCSWVAGSAPALGAMAAKTRYRQADAACELVSATAGGCELAFLDAQWAVTPGQSAVLYQGEVCLGGGVIASSNVQNLPGGKPAVA, encoded by the coding sequence ATGGACAAGCAACACAGCAAGCAACGGATCGTGGTGGGTTTGAGCGGCGGCGTCGATTCAGCGGTGACCGCGTACCTGCTCAAGCAACAGGGCCACGAGGTCATCGGCATCTTCATGAAGAACTGGGAAGACGACGACGACAGCGAATTCTGCTCGTCCAACATCGACTTCGTTGACGCGGCCGCCGTCGCCGACGTGATCGGCATCGAGATCGAGCATGTCAACTTTGCCGCCAACTACAAGGACCGGGTGTTCGCCGAGTTCCTGCGTGAATACCAGGCCGGCCGCACGCCCAACCCAGACATTTTGTGCAACGCCGAGATCAAGTTCAAGGCCTTCCTGGACCACGCGATGCGGCTGGGCGCCGAAAAAATCGCCACCGGCCACTACGCCAGAGTGCGCCAGAACGAAGCCACCGGCCTGCACGAACTACTCAAGGGCCTGGACCCGTCCAAGGACCAGAGCTACTTTTTGCACCGGCTGAACCAGGCGCAACTCTCGAAAACGCTGTTCCCGGTCGGCGAGCTGCACAAGACCGAGGTGCGCCGCATCGCGGACGAGATCGGCCTGCCGAACGCCAGGAAAAAGGACTCGACCGGCATCTGTTTCATCGGCGAGCGGCCGTTCCGCGATTTCTTGAACCGCTACATCGCCAAGGCGCCGGGCCCGGTCAAAAACGACCAGGGTCGCATCCTGGGCGAACACGTCGGCCTGAGCTTCTACACGCTGGGCCAGCGCCAGGGGCTGGGCATTGGCGGGGTGAAAGCCCGGGGCGCCGACCTGAAGGCGGCGCAGGCGCGCGGCCAGCGCGGCGTGGGCGAGCATGAGCCGTGGTTTGTCGCGCGCAAGGACATGGACAGCAACACCTTGTGGGTGGTGCAGGGCCACGATCATCCGTGGCTGCAATCGACGCTGCTCAATGCGCAGGATTGCAGCTGGGTGGCGGGCAGCGCGCCGGCCCTGGGCGCAATGGCCGCCAAGACGCGCTACCGCCAGGCCGATGCCGCCTGCGAACTGGTCAGCGCCACGGCCGGCGGCTGCGAACTGGCGTTTCTAGATGCCCAGTGGGCGGTGACGCCGGGCCAGTCGGCCGTGCTCTACCAGGGCGAGGTTTGCCTGGGCGGCGGCGTGATTGCTTCGAGCAATGTGCAGAACCTGCCCGGCGGCAAGCCAGCGGTGGCCTGA